Proteins from a single region of Nerophis ophidion isolate RoL-2023_Sa linkage group LG08, RoL_Noph_v1.0, whole genome shotgun sequence:
- the egr2b gene encoding early growth response protein 2b, which produces MTAKTLEKAQPLNLAGFESLYSVEDMAAGLPTSVAVFPNSDLGSHYDQMTADSLMSAEMSAERRSLDFSYSNGFSQPSSSSSSHRNQTFTYMGKFSIDSQYPTNWKPEGVINIVSGIFNVAHPPPPPPSSSSASPVSAGSPSHFSGGNLSCTMAAAHHHNQAEMEHHHQLYSPPPPYSSSACGESYQDPSAFLSTPYPPPSYPSPKSHNSGQDAPGLFPIIPDYPGFFQPACQRDMPDRKPFGACPLDTFRVPPPLTPLNTIRNYTLEAGGQPRLPSAYSPQNLPLRPILRPRKYPNRPSKTPIHERPYPCPAEGCDRRFSRSDELTRHIRIHTGHKPFQCRICMRNFSRSDHLTTHIRTHTGEKPFVCDFCGRKFARSDERKRHTKIHLRQKERKSATVSSSSSCNGSTLERTATNAICS; this is translated from the exons ATGACGGCAAAAACTCTGGAGAAGGCGCAGCCTCTGAATCTCGCGGGGTTTGAGAGTTTGTACTCCGTGGAGGACATGGCCGCCGGCTTGCCAACTTCTGTCGCCGTTTTTCCCAACTCGGACTTAGGCTCGCATTACGACCAAATGACTGCAG ATTCCTTAATGAGCGCAGAGATGAGCGCAGAGAGGCGTTCTCTGGACTTCTCTTACTCCAACGGCTTCTCccaaccttcttcttcttcttcttctcaccGCAACCAGACTTTCACCTACATGGGGAAGTTCTCCATCGACTCCCAGTATCCCACCAACTGGAAGCCCGAAGGAGTCATCAACATTGTGTCGGGCATCTTCAACGTTgcgcatcctcctcctcctcctccatcttCATCTTCCGCTTCCCCGGTTTCCGCCGGGTCCCCCAGTCACTTTTCCGGCGGCAATTTGAGTTGCACCATGGCCGCGGCGCACCATCACAACCAAGCGGAGATGGAGCACCACCACCAGCTTTACTCTCCTCCTCCGCCCTACTCCTCCTCTGCGTGCGGGGAGTCGTACCAGGATCCGTCCGCGTTCCTGTCCACTCCCTACCCGCCACCTTCCTACCCGTCCCCGAAGTCGCACAACAGCGGCCAAGACGCGCCGGGTCTCTTCCCGATCATCCCCGACTATCCCGGCTTCTTCCAGCCGGCTTGTCAGCGCGACATGCCAGACCGGAAGCCGTTCGGCGCATGCCCGCTCGACACGTTTCGCGTCCCACCACCTTTGACCCCGCTGAACACGATCCGAAATTACACCCTGGAAGCGGGAGGCCAACCGAGGCTGCCCTCCGCCTACAGCCCCCAGAACCTGCCCCTGAGGCCGATTCTGCGCCCCAGAAAGTACCCGAACAGACCCAGCAAAACGCCCATCCACGAGCGTCCCTACCCGTGTCCGGCAGAGGGCTGCGACCGGCGCTTCTCCCGCTCCGACGAGCTGACGCGACACATCCGCATCCACACCGGACACAAGCCCTTCCAGTGCCGGATATGCATGCGCAACTTCAGCCGCAGCGACCACCTCACCAcgcacatacgcacgcacacCGGGGAGAAACcgttcgtctgcgacttctgcgGACGCAAGTTCGCGCGCAGCGACGAGCGCAAGAGGCACACCAAAATCCACCTGAGGCAAAAGGAGAGAAAGTCCGCCACGGTCTCATCGTCCTCCTCGTGCAACGGTTCCACGTTGGAGCGCACCGCAACTAACGCAATTTGTTCCTAG